In a single window of the Nitrospirota bacterium genome:
- a CDS encoding peptidylprolyl isomerase codes for MKRNFLRVTLCVLFAALLASPALGEEKAEDAKNQTAKNGDTVSVEYTVTVEGEVVDSSKERGPLTFSLGNNEMLPGFEEAVLGMKVGEEKTFTLAPEDAYGPVNPEARVEVPRENLGDLEPEVGMRLMVHTKTGETRPVTVAEVGENTVTLDLNHPLAGKSVTFTVKLVSIK; via the coding sequence ATGAAAAGAAATTTCCTTCGTGTCACCCTCTGTGTTCTCTTTGCAGCCTTGCTCGCCTCCCCCGCCCTGGGAGAGGAGAAGGCCGAGGACGCGAAGAACCAGACCGCCAAGAACGGAGACACCGTCTCCGTGGAATACACGGTAACCGTGGAGGGAGAGGTCGTCGACAGCTCCAAGGAGCGCGGCCCCCTGACCTTCTCCCTCGGCAACAACGAGATGCTGCCGGGTTTCGAGGAGGCCGTCCTGGGCATGAAAGTGGGCGAGGAGAAGACCTTCACCCTCGCGCCGGAGGATGCTTACGGTCCCGTGAACCCCGAGGCCAGGGTGGAGGTGCCCCGGGAGAACCTGGGAGACCTGGAGCCGGAAGTGGGCATGCGCCTGATGGTGCACACCAAAACGGGGGAGACCCGTCCCGTGACCGTGGCCGAGGTGGGGGAGAACACCGTCACCCTGGACCTCAACCACCCCCTGGCGGGAAAGAGCGTGACCTTCACCGTGAAGCTGGTCAGCATCAAGTAA
- a CDS encoding ARMT1-like domain-containing protein — MRGFLDGKEMTVQPECRRCFLRQTERALDMAGADPGVREQVAGDVLAVLGTADMGKSPAHATTLMHRRIRQRLGRDPFREVKARSTRAALELYPRLRETVRSSPDPL, encoded by the coding sequence ATGCGCGGGTTTCTTGACGGAAAGGAGATGACTGTCCAGCCGGAGTGCCGCCGCTGCTTTCTCAGGCAGACGGAGCGCGCCCTGGACATGGCCGGGGCGGACCCGGGTGTGAGGGAGCAGGTGGCGGGGGACGTCCTCGCCGTGCTCGGCACCGCGGACATGGGGAAGTCCCCCGCCCACGCCACCACGCTCATGCACCGGCGGATACGCCAGAGGCTGGGCAGGGACCCCTTCCGGGAGGTGAAGGCGCGCTCCACCCGGGCGGCCCTGGAGCTTTATCCGCGCCTGAGGGAGACCGTACGGTCAAGCCCCGACCCGCTT
- a CDS encoding methyltransferase domain-containing protein, producing MKLLKRILGVSKPPDPEQIRTAIRKKYAEVSRSAKGKFKYPTGREGARALGYDPALLAEMPGGMVESFCGVGNPFTLGPIHPGERVLDVGCGAGFDLFVAARMVGPEGGVSGVDLTAEMVEQARANLEQRDVSHGEVRQGSAEDIPYADATFDVVISNGVLNLSPQKEKSFREIHRVLKPGGRLQFADMVLRGDLPRKVAGNLDAWSD from the coding sequence ATGAAGCTTCTCAAGAGGATTCTCGGGGTGTCCAAGCCCCCCGACCCGGAGCAAATCCGCACGGCGATACGGAAGAAGTACGCGGAGGTCTCCCGCTCGGCGAAGGGCAAGTTCAAGTATCCCACGGGACGCGAGGGCGCCAGGGCTCTGGGGTACGACCCGGCTCTCTTGGCCGAAATGCCCGGGGGGATGGTGGAGAGCTTCTGCGGCGTGGGAAACCCCTTCACCCTGGGCCCGATACATCCCGGCGAGCGGGTGCTCGATGTGGGCTGCGGCGCTGGGTTCGACCTTTTCGTGGCGGCCCGGATGGTAGGCCCCGAAGGAGGGGTCTCGGGCGTGGACCTCACCGCGGAGATGGTCGAGCAAGCCCGGGCGAACCTCGAGCAGAGGGACGTCTCCCACGGCGAGGTCCGCCAGGGGAGCGCCGAGGACATCCCTTACGCCGACGCCACATTCGACGTGGTCATCTCAAACGGCGTGCTCAACCTCTCGCCCCAGAAGGAAAAGAGTTTTAGAGAAATCCATCGGGTCCTCAAACCCGGCGGAAGGCTTCAGTTCGCCGACATGGTCCTCAGGGGCGACCTCCCCCGGAAGGTCGCCGGAAACCTCGATGCCTGGTCCGATTGA